One region of Triticum aestivum cultivar Chinese Spring chromosome 6B, IWGSC CS RefSeq v2.1, whole genome shotgun sequence genomic DNA includes:
- the LOC123138978 gene encoding RING-H2 finger protein ATL13, giving the protein MSNSSWTAPGSSALETVETKISPSILFIVAVLAIVFFVCGLLHLLARHLLRLRRRRRAARDDAEGSVTAFQGQLQQLFHLHDAGVDQAFIDALPVFLYRNVVVGGDGDGGGGGKDPFDCAVCLCEFAPDDQLRLLPKCSHAFHLECIDTWLLSHSTCPLCRRSLLAAGDLEPTCSPVLMVIDSADSSRDLAGSARHAVGEPSGGAVRVPGLDGAEEVVEVKLGKFMCVEADAVAGTGARDEAGTSSNANADAGAGLGPRRCHSMGSYEYVMEEQASLRVAIAAKPPPKKKRPAFSRARRGGGAMSECEFGASRRRGESSSLRYPVIPATARKQQPPPGLPAAAKLTKDSFSESKIWMVPPASSRKGDPDAGGRRTVSFRWPMRSGKDGEEEGGGGERKSGSEADWGDVETGSGGGNSVVSSLAEERPSFARRTLLWVVGGRQQSNRVGDCS; this is encoded by the coding sequence ATGAGCAACTCGTCGTGGACGGCGCCGGGGTCGTCGGCGCTGGAGACGGTGGAGACCAAGATCAGCCCGAGCATCCTCTTCATCGTGGCCGTGCTGGCGATCGTCTTCTTCGTCTGCGGCCTGCTGCACCTGCTGGCGCGCCACCTGCTGCGGCTGCGCCGCCGGCGCCGAGCGGCCCGCGACGACGCCGAGGGCAGCGTCACCGCGTTCCAGGGCCAGCTGCAGCAGCTCTTCCACCTCCACGACGCCGGCGTCGACCAGGCCttcatcgacgcgctccccgtcttCCTCTACCGCAACGTCGTCGTCGGCGGGGACGGGGATGGGGGCGGCGGGGGGAAGGACCCGTTCGACTGCGCCGTGTGCCTCTGCGAGTTCGCGCCTGATGACCAGCTCCGGCTGCTCCCCAAGTGCAGCCACGCGTTCCACCTCGAGTGCATCGACACCTGGCTGCTCTCCCACTCCACCTGCCCGCTCTGCCGCCGCAGCCTCCTCGCTGCCGGCGACCTCGAGCCCACCTGCAGCCCGGTGCTCATGGTGATCGACTCCGCCGACAGCTCCCGCGACCTGGCCGGCTCGGCCAGGCACGCCGTCGGCGAGCCGAGCGGCGGGGCCGTGCGCGTCCCGGGGCTCGACGGCGCGGAGGAGGTCGTCGAGGTGAAGCTGGGCAAGTTCATGTGCGTGGAGGCCGACGCCGTCGCCGGCACTGGCGCAAGGGACGAAGCGGGCACCAGCAGCAACGCCAATGCCGACGCCGGGGCAGGGCTCGGGCCGAGGCGGTGCCACTCCATGGGCTCCTACGAGTACGTCATGGAGGAGCAGGCGTCGCTCCGCGTGGCCATCGCCGCCAAGCCGCCGCCCAAGAAGAAGCGGCCGGCGTTCTCCAGggcgcgccgcggcggcggcgccatgTCGGAGTGCGAGTTCGGCGCGTCCAGGCGCCGCGGGGAGTCCTCCTCGCTCCGCTACCCGGTGATCCCGGCGACGGCGCGGAAGCAGCAGCCTCCCCCCGGCCTGCCCGCCGCGGCGAAGCTCACCAAGGACAGCTTCTCCGAGTCCAAGATCTGGATGGTGCCCCCGGCGTCGTCCCGGAAAGGGGACCCCGACGCGGGCGGGCGGCGCACGGTGTCGTTCCGGTGGCCGATGCGGAGCGGCAAGgacggcgaggaggaaggaggagggggcgagCGGAAGAGCGGGAGCGAGGCGGACTGGGGCGACGTGgagacgggcagcggcggcggcaacagCGTGGTGTCGTCGCTCGCGGAGGAGCGGCCGTCGTTCGCGCGGCGGACGCTGCTCTGGGTCGTCGGCGGCCGGCAGCAGTCAAACCGGGTCGGAGACTGCTCGTGA